The Micromonospora violae DNA segment CGTCAACCGGGGAGAGCCGGCCGAGGTCGCCGCCGGCAACGTCCAGCTCGCCACCCAACTCGCCGATGGGCTCAAGCACTGCGCGAACCCGCCGGCGCGGGTGGTCTACGCCAGTTCGGTGCAGGCCGGCAACGGCACGCCGTACGGCGACGCCAAGGCCGCCGCCGCGCGGGTGCTGGCGGACACCGGCGTCGACCTCGACGACGTGTTGCTGCCGAACCTGTACGGCGAGCACGGCCGGCCGTACTACAACTCGGCGGTGGCGACCTTCTGCCGGCTGCTCGCCGAGGGCGGGCGGCCCGATGTGCACGCCGATCGCGAGCTGAGCCTGGTGCACGTCACCGACGCGGCCGCGCGTCTCATCGGGGTGCCCGGCGGTGGCTCGTGGGATCCGGCCATGCCGGCGCTGCGCATCGGCGTGCAGGCGCTGGCGGACCGGCTCACCGGGATGGCCGCGACGTACCGGACCGGGGAGATCCCCTCCCTGTTGAGCCGGCACGACGTGCGGCTGTTCAACACGTACCGGTCGCACTGCTTCCCGGCGCACTATCCGATCACGCTGCCCCGGCGGGCCGACGCGCGCGGCGAGTTGGTCGAGACGGTCAAGGCGCACGGCGGGGCGGGGCAGACGTTCTGTTCCACCACCCGTCCGGGAATCACCCGGGGAGAACATTTCCACCTGGCGAAGGTGGAGCGGTTCGTGGTGCTGCGCGGCTCGGCCGAGATCAGCCTGCGCCGGGTCGGCGACCCCGAGGTGCTGCGGTTCCCGGTGAGCGGCGCCGAGCCAGCCCTCATCGACATGCCCACCATGTGGGCGCACAAGCTGGTGAACACCGGTACGGACGAACTGGTGACGATGTTCTGGACCAACGAGCTCTTCGACCCGGACTGGCCGGACACCTGGGCCGAGCCGGTGGAGGCGGCCCGGCCGGCGGCACTGGTGGCAGCAGAGGGAGGACGGGCATGACCCGGATCATGACGGTGGTCGGCACCCGACCCGAGATCATCAGGCTCTCCCGGGTGATCGCTCGACTCGACGACACAGTGGATCACACGCTGGTGCACACCGGGCAGAACTGGGACAGCGCCCTGTCGGACGTGTTCTTCAAAGAGCTGCGCGTGCGCGAGCCGGACCGGTTCCTCCGCGTCGACACCTCGTCGCTGGGGCGGGTCCTCGGCGGGGTACTTGTCGGCATGGAGGCGGCGATCGCCGAGGAACGGCCCGACGCGCTGCTGGTGCTCGGCGACACCAACAGCTGCATCGCCGCGCTGATGGCCCGCCGGATGCGGGTGCCGGTCTACCACATGGAGGCCGGCAACCGGTGCTTCGACCTGAACGTGCCGGAGGAAACCAACCGCCGGCTGGTCGACCACGTGGCCGACTTCAACCTCGTCTACACCGAACACGCCCGGCGCAACCTGCTCGCCGAGGGCCTGCACCCGCGCCGGATCCTGCACACCGGCTCGCCCATGCGGGAGGTGCTGGAGCACTACCGGGAGCCGATCGCCAACTCGACCATCCTGCGTCAACTGGAACTCACCTCGGGCCGCTACTTCCTGGTCAGCGCACACCGCGAGGAGAACGTGGATCACCCCGAGCGCCTGCGGAGGTTGCTGGACTGCCTGGTCGCGGTCCGCAACCGGTGGGGCTTCCCGGTACTGGTCTCCACGCATCCGCGGACCCGTAAGCGGCTGGAGGCGCTGGCCCCGGATGCCACCGCACTGGACGGCATCGCCTTCCACGACCCGTTCGGGCTGCTCGACTACGTACATCTCCAGGCCGAGGCCTACTGCACCCTCTCGGACAGCGGCACGATCAGCGAGGAGGCCGCCATCCTCGGCTTCCCCGCGGTGACACTGCGCGAGTCGATCGAACGCCCCGAGGCGCTCGACGCCGGCGGCATCATCATGACCGGCCTCGACCCGCAGGGCGTGGTCGAGGCGGTCGAGGTGACGGTGGCGCAGGTCGCCGCCGAGGGGGTGCCGTGCCCGGTCGACTACCAGGTGCGAGACACCTCCCGACGGGTGGTCGACTTCCTCCTCTCCACCGTGCGCCGCCACCACGACTGGGCGGGCATCCGCCGCTGACCAGCTGGACACCGGGGCTGGCGATCACGAACCTGTGGTTGCCAGCCCCGGTCTCTGTGCGCTGTTCCGGTCCGGGTTCCGGCTCCGGCCGCGCACGGAGGGTGGGCCGGCGCTGGCCGTCCCGGCGAAAGCGGAACGGGGTGACGCCGCGCGGCGTCACCCCGTTCCGTTCCACCGCAGCAGCGGCGGGGCCGATCAGCTCAGTGCGACTGCAGGGGTACGCCCCGCGGGCCCTTGACCACCGGACCGACCGGCTGCGCGCAGAGCAACGCGAGGTGCTCGACGATCTTCGCCGCGTCGTCGTACGGGTCGAGTCCGCTGACCTCTATCGGGTCGAGCGGCGGAACGGCCACGTGTGACACCAGCGGATGGAACGGCCGAGTGTCCATCTCGCCGGTGCCGAGCAGGTCTTCGTGCAGCTTCTCGCCGGGCCGCAGGCCGGTGTAGACGATCGGAACGGAGCTGGACGCCTGGTCGGCCATCTGCCGGGCCAGGTCCGTGATCCGGACCGGCTCGCCCATGTCGAGCACCAGTGCCTCACCGTCCTGCCCGATTTCGGCGGCCTGGAGCACCAGGTGGACGGCCTCCTGGACGGTCATCAGGTAGCGGGTGACGTCCGGGTGGGTGACGGTCAGCGGCTTGCCCGTCTCGATCTGCCGCTGGAAGGCGGTCACCACCGAACCGCGGCTGCTCAGCACGTTGCCGAACCGGACGCTGAGGAACGTCCCCGGGAAGCGGGACGCGGCGTGCGCCGTCAACCGCTCCGTGATCCGCTTCGAGTAGCCGAGGACGCTGATCGGATCGGCCGCCTTGTCAGTCGAGATGTTGACGAACTTCGCCACGTCCCGGCAGGCGTCCAACACGGAGAGCGTGCCCCAGACGTTGGTCTTGATGGCCTCGCCCGGGTGCCGCTGCAGCAACGTCAGGTGCTTGAGCGCCGCCGCATGAAAGATGATCTCCGGGCGGCGCTCCCGGATGATCCGTCGGATGCCCTCGTCGTCGCGCAGGTCGGCGAGGATCAGCTCCGGACCGTCCAGCATGGCCCGCCCGGCGAGCGACATCTGGAGGCTGTGCAGGGCCGACTCGTCCCGGTCCAGCATCATCAGCTCACCCGGGTTGGCCTTCATCACCTGACGGCAGAGCTCCGAGCCGATCGAACCGCCGGCGCCGGTGACCAGGATCCGTCGTCC contains these protein-coding regions:
- a CDS encoding nucleoside-diphosphate sugar epimerase/dehydratase, with product MPQDTEHTERLDQRTRRAKARRRAIGFLAADTTAWVGGSVAAAWTRFEFQLPPGQLGRAATVGMAAAIIHVAVAALRRLYSGRHPLGSLQEVQGLAGTTITTAAIVLLGLLPSGERPVPASTPLVGGALALLFMLGARFVYRHRHDLAMRPDVRSSTPVLLFGMGDAGQGLLRAMLSDPRGRYLPVGALDDDPDKRDLRIGRVRVLGGRNDVAASVRRTGASAVIFSVANADAALIRQIRGATLEAGAVFKVLPPVRDLVDHRITVTDVRDVQIDDLLGRRQVVGDLPLSSNSLTGRRILVTGAGGSIGSELCRQVMKANPGELMMLDRDESALHSLQMSLAGRAMLDGPELILADLRDDEGIRRIIRERRPEIIFHAAALKHLTLLQRHPGEAIKTNVWGTLSVLDACRDVAKFVNISTDKAADPISVLGYSKRITERLTAHAASRFPGTFLSVRFGNVLSSRGSVVTAFQRQIETGKPLTVTHPDVTRYLMTVQEAVHLVLQAAEIGQDGEALVLDMGEPVRITDLARQMADQASSSVPIVYTGLRPGEKLHEDLLGTGEMDTRPFHPLVSHVAVPPLDPIEVSGLDPYDDAAKIVEHLALLCAQPVGPVVKGPRGVPLQSH
- the wecB gene encoding non-hydrolyzing UDP-N-acetylglucosamine 2-epimerase — its product is MTRIMTVVGTRPEIIRLSRVIARLDDTVDHTLVHTGQNWDSALSDVFFKELRVREPDRFLRVDTSSLGRVLGGVLVGMEAAIAEERPDALLVLGDTNSCIAALMARRMRVPVYHMEAGNRCFDLNVPEETNRRLVDHVADFNLVYTEHARRNLLAEGLHPRRILHTGSPMREVLEHYREPIANSTILRQLELTSGRYFLVSAHREENVDHPERLRRLLDCLVAVRNRWGFPVLVSTHPRTRKRLEALAPDATALDGIAFHDPFGLLDYVHLQAEAYCTLSDSGTISEEAAILGFPAVTLRESIERPEALDAGGIIMTGLDPQGVVEAVEVTVAQVAAEGVPCPVDYQVRDTSRRVVDFLLSTVRRHHDWAGIRR
- a CDS encoding NAD-dependent epimerase/dehydratase family protein, producing the protein MLRLAVTGGGGFLGWHVRVLLRALGWPEPTVLSRADLADPGVIAAKIAGHDRLLHLAGVNRGEPAEVAAGNVQLATQLADGLKHCANPPARVVYASSVQAGNGTPYGDAKAAAARVLADTGVDLDDVLLPNLYGEHGRPYYNSAVATFCRLLAEGGRPDVHADRELSLVHVTDAAARLIGVPGGGSWDPAMPALRIGVQALADRLTGMAATYRTGEIPSLLSRHDVRLFNTYRSHCFPAHYPITLPRRADARGELVETVKAHGGAGQTFCSTTRPGITRGEHFHLAKVERFVVLRGSAEISLRRVGDPEVLRFPVSGAEPALIDMPTMWAHKLVNTGTDELVTMFWTNELFDPDWPDTWAEPVEAARPAALVAAEGGRA